The Schistocerca piceifrons isolate TAMUIC-IGC-003096 chromosome 5, iqSchPice1.1, whole genome shotgun sequence genome has a segment encoding these proteins:
- the LOC124799245 gene encoding allergen Tha p 1-like, which produces MQNLVLFVTLLAVASGCNTHSESIDVHQVLHNERMLLEYHRCLLSDSNDACTDEGKELKSILPDALKTDCGQCNEKQKAQAKTAITLLASEKPHLWNSLIDKYDPDGSYRQRHAAELAKLSS; this is translated from the exons ATGCAGAACTTGGTCTTGTTTGTGACACTTCTAGCCGTGGCCAGTGGCTGCAACACCCATTCCGAGAGTATCGATGTGCACCAGGTGCTGCACAATGAACGCATGCTTCTGGAGTACCATAGGTGCCTCCTCTCAGACTCCAACGACGCTTGCACCGACGAGGGCAAAGAGCTCAAAA GTATCTTACCAGACGCCCTGAAGACGGACTGCGGCCAGTGTAACGAGAAGCAGAAGGCGCAGGCTAAGACGGCGATCACGCTCCTCGCCAGTGAGAAGCCTCACCTGTGGAACTCGCTGATCGACAAATACGACCCTGACGGCAGCTACAGGCAGAGGCACGCTGCTGAACTAGCAAAGCTCTCTTCTTAA